Below is a genomic region from Deltaproteobacteria bacterium CG11_big_fil_rev_8_21_14_0_20_42_23.
CAATTTCAAACGCCCTTTTTTCAACAACACCAAACCGTAAACCACTCTCATTACTCACTTCGATGTGCTCATGGAGGGTTTTTCAGGGGGGACTATTGTACTAAAAAACACCTCATATATGCGGTGTAGATAACTGTCAAAGTAAAATACAAAGACCTCACATATGAGGCCCAAGAAAAGAGATCCCCTGCTTGTAAAAGTAGGAAAGAAGATACAGGAAATGAGGATTGAAGCCGATTTGAGGCAAGAAGACCTTGAGGAGTATGGCATCAGCTGGAAGCACTGTCAACGCATTGAGGCGGGCACCACCAACACAACAGTACAGTTTCTCTACAAGATAGCAAAAGCCTTCAAATGCCACCCAAGCGATTTGTTACCCTAACGCTGACTTTTCAAAACTAAAATTCTACTGATACACCTTTTTCATCATAGGCTTCTAGTGCATCTCGTGCTTGTTCATAGGTAATGACGATACCTGGGTCCTGGTCCAAATGGACGCTTGTAGATTTACAATCGGGGAGAACTTTTCGAAGTAAAGCAACAGCAGCCTCTTTACGTTCAGAGATCGAAGCTCCTTCAATACGGCCTTCAGCCAAATCCTGCAAAAAACCTATGAGGGGAACAGGATCAATCTTGGATCGCAACTCCTCAGTAAGCAAGTTGCCAACCCCGCTCTTACGCCCAGCCCCTTCTCGTTTTCCACCTCGTGCCATGTTTCCTTCTTACTGATTTTTTGATTGTTTTTCAAAGGAAATGGGGAAAAATTTTATCTAAAAGAGTTAAAAGAGAACCCAATACTATCATAGGTAAACCAATCTTGAATAAG
It encodes:
- a CDS encoding transcriptional regulator, whose translation is MRPKKRDPLLVKVGKKIQEMRIEADLRQEDLEEYGISWKHCQRIEAGTTNTTVQFLYKIAKAFKCHPSDLLP